The following proteins are encoded in a genomic region of Arachis stenosperma cultivar V10309 chromosome 4, arast.V10309.gnm1.PFL2, whole genome shotgun sequence:
- the LOC130973443 gene encoding pentatricopeptide repeat-containing protein At4g17616 isoform X3, giving the protein MVLPFTRYIPLHSCLVRKASTLQRFFPGHFNPILQKISTSSSSDCERLPWERSTKAILLGKLKTALRNHQMHEGWESFQDFRTLYGYPEVQLLNQLIVQLSYSSNHSWTRKAFDLVLQVVKEENNSGLVHVDTLTKLALSLARLQMSTSAAVILRLMLDKGCVPPMHLLCLVFLHLVKTEIGAYIACNYLSQVCDFYICLKDKKAQSADVVKPDASIFCLVLDACVRFNLPLKGLLLIELVALTGTVVDAHTVVIVSQILEMNGLRDEIRELKDHIDSVSAAFIRLYRQFYDSLLSLHFKFNDIDAAAKLVFDMNSSHNRHDHKENRKDLKNPCSIAIGSRNLRTGLKIHIELELLQNDSVVKPEGRQDLIFYRGQKLVLSNRALAKFITGYKKDGRIIELSKLLLSVQEELYSVAGSRLCSDAIGACIYFGWLESAHDILDDAEAAGSPLDWDTYMLLLSAYRRRRMQRVANALLKQMTRVHLDNELADDTIHEHFHCVETSDSLGKSNLVVTLVQILKDEDQIIPLVYEFNSSIHFFCMARMMEDALKVYRRMVEMNIQPTIQTFAYLLRGYSSLGMYREITILWGEIKRFMKGCGFPANRDLYELLLINFLRGGYFERVMEVIGHMRDQNMYADKLMYKVEFLRLHKNLYKSLKASDARTEAQLKRLEHVQEFRKWVGIV; this is encoded by the coding sequence ATGGTTCTTCCTTTCACAAGATACATTCCATTGCACAGCTGTTTGGTCAGAAAGGCTTCAACTTTGCAGAGATTTTTTCCTGGGCATTTCAATCCCATTTTGCAAAAAATTTCCACTTCTAGTAGTAGTGACTGTGAAAGATTACCATGGGAACGTTCTACCAAAGCAATTCTACTAGGGAAGCTCAAAACTGCTTTGAGAAACCATCAGATGCATGAAGGATGGGAATCCTTTCAGGATTTTAGGACACTGTATGGGTACCCTGAGGTTCAGTTGCTAAACCAGCTCATTGTTCAGCTGTCTTATTCATCTAATCATTCTTGGACGAGAAAAgcttttgatttggttttgCAGGTGGTTAAAGAGGAGAATAATTCTGGTTTGGTTCATGTTGATACGTTAACCAAACTTGCACTTTCTTTGGCAAGGTTGCAAATGTCAACCTCTGCAGCGGTGATTCTTAGATTGATGCTGGATAAGGGGTGTGTGCCCCCTATGCATTTGTTGTGCTTGGTCTTCTTGCACCTTGTGAAGACAGAGATTGGAGCATATATTGCATGTAACTATTTGTCTCAGGTTTGTGACTTTTACATTTGCTTGAAGGATAAAAAGGCTCAATCTGCGGATGTGGTTAAGCCAGATGCATCAATCTTTTGCCTTGTTCTTGATGCTTGTGTGAGGTTTAATTTACCCTTGAAGGGCTTGTTGCTGATTGAATTAGTGGCACTAACTGGGACAGTGGTTGATGCACACACTGTTGTAATAGTTTCACAGATTCTAGAGATGAATGGTTTAAGAGATGAAATAAGGGAATTAAAAGATCACATTGATAGTGTGTCAGCTGCTTTCATTCGCCTCTATCGACAATTCTATGATAGTTTGTTGAGCTTGCACTTCAAGTTTAATGACATTGATGCTGCTGCTAAGCTTGTTTTTGATATGAATAGTTCACATAATCGTCATGATCATAAAGAAAATAGGAAAGATCTTAAAAACCCTTGCTCTATTGCAATTGGATCGCGTAACCTTAGGACTGGACTAAAGATACATATTGAGCTTGAGCTGCTGCAGAATGATTCTGTCGTTAAACCTGAAGGTAGACAAGACCTGATCTTTTATAGGGGTCAAAAACTTGTTCTCAGCAACAGAGCACTGGCAAAATTCATTACCGGTTACAAGAAAGATGGGAGGATTATTGAACTTTCAAAGCTTTTACTTAGCGTTCAAGAGGAACTATATTCAGTAGCAGGATCTCGTTTGTGTTCTGATGCAATTGGTGCTTGCATTTACTTTGGATGGCTTGAATCTGCTCATGACATTTTGGATGATGCAGAGGCTGCTGGATCTCCATTGGACTGGGATACATATATGTTACTCTTGTCAGCATATCGTAGGCGCAGAATGCAAAGAGTAGCAAATGCACTGCTAAAACAAATGACAAGGGTTCATTTGGATAATGAATTGGCTGATGATACTATCCACGAACACTTTCACTGTGTGGAAACATCAGATTCACTTGGTAAATCGAATTTGGTCGTCACCTTGGTTCAAATATTGAAAGATGAAGATCAGATTATCCCTTTGGTGTATGAGTTTAATTCTTCCATCCACTTCTTTTGCATGGCTAGAATGATGGAAGATGCACTAAAGGTGTATAGAAGAATGGTTGAAATGAACATTCAGCCCACTATTCAGACTTTTGCTTATCTGCTACGTGGATATTCATCTCTTGGTATGTATCGTGAGATCACAATCTTGTGGGGAGAGATTAAGAGATTCATGAAGGGTTGTGGTTTTCCGGCAAATAGAGATTTATACGAGTTACTACTAATAAACTTTCTTCGCGGTGGATACTTTGAGCGAGTGATGGAAGTCATTGGCCATATGAGAGACCAAAACATGTATGCTGATAAGTTGATGTATAAAGTTGAGTTCTTAAGACTTCACAAAAATCTTTATAAGAGTTTAAAAGCATCAGATGCAAGAACAGAAGCACAACTCAAAAGGCTTGAGCATGTTCAGGAGTTTAGGAAATGGGTGGGTATAGTTTGA
- the LOC130973445 gene encoding uncharacterized protein LOC130973445: MEEQKEKKQVMSSEAMEKISERLSCLENLYFPRALQSSATLPSQRKQIFRDLLSRDVPLFLERYGSELISDELGQFDSMKDDYEVNWHLKRLRSIMSPTSEELRMRSVTVKNRRRAYLDKLVYDGHYFSEDAMREREPYLHHEYVGKFQDQSSRGMARPGERWSETLMRRCEEAELVAKIRGEQQRMGVPERDWVGNEGFQEEEEEEEEEEEEEQEEEEEEEEEKERNEERKKDGSNTQSAERHLNQPDISDDGGASDPARESQESSLSAEELEDRMNQFTYIMQQKFLLGEDHEHLDYTKIDNDETLDDHWMREANIDAEERYFADD; the protein is encoded by the exons ATGGAAGAGCAGAAAGAGAAGAAGCAGGTGATGAGTTCGGAAGCGATGGAGAAAATATCGGAGAGGCTATCGTGTTTGGAGAACCTGTACTTCCCACGCGCCCTCCAATCCTCCGCCACTCTCCCTTCCCAGCGCAAGCAAATCTTCCGCGACCTTCTCTCCAGAGACGTTCCTCTCTTTTTAG AACGATATGGTTCTGAGCTTATTAGCGATGAGCTGGGACAGTTTGATTCCATGAAAGACGACTATGAGGTTAATTGGCATCTAAAGAGGCTTAGGAGCATAATGAGCCCAACTTCGGAGGAGTTGAGGATGCGGTCAGTGACCGTGAAGAACCGAAGGCGGGCTTACTTGGATAAATTGGTGTATGATGGGCATTACTTCTCCGAAGACGCCATGAGGGAAAGGGAGCCTTACCTGCACCATGAATATGTTGGGAAGTTTCAGGACCAGAGCAGCAGGGGCATGGCTAGGCCCGGGGAGCGCTGGTCTGAGACTTTAATGAGACGATGTGAGGAAGCTGAGCTGGTTGCCAAGATTAGAGGGGAGCAGCAGAGGATGGGTGTGCCCGAAAGGGATTGGGTCGGTAATGAGGGGtttcaagaagaggaagaggaagaggaagaggaagaagaagaagagcaggaggaggaggaggaggaggaggaggagaaggagcgGAATGAAGAAAGGAAAAAGGATGGAAGCAACACGCAGTCTGCTGAG AGACACTTAAATCAACCCGATATAAGTGATGATGGTGGTGCTTCCGATCCAGCCAGAGAGAGTCAGGAATCATCTCTATCTGCAGAAGAGCTGGAAGACCGCATGAACCAATTTACGTACATTATGCAGCAGAAGTTCTTATTAGGGGAAGATCATGAACATCTAGATTACACTAAGATAGATAATGATGAGACCCTTGATGATCACTGGATGAGGGAAGCCAATATTGATGCAGAGGAGAGATACTTTGCTGATGATTAA
- the LOC130973443 gene encoding pentatricopeptide repeat-containing protein At4g17616 isoform X2 — MKLATTMVRSFRFFGDSPTMEDSNLMSGGGSDEVAIGESCSRACIKLIRYRHPGMVLPFTRYIPLHSCLVRKASTLQRFFPGHFNPILQKISTSSSSDCERLPWERSTKAILLGKLKTALRNHQMHEGWESFQDFRTLYGYPEVVKEENNSGLVHVDTLTKLALSLARLQMSTSAAVILRLMLDKGCVPPMHLLCLVFLHLVKTEIGAYIACNYLSQVCDFYICLKDKKAQSADVVKPDASIFCLVLDACVRFNLPLKGLLLIELVALTGTVVDAHTVVIVSQILEMNGLRDEIRELKDHIDSVSAAFIRLYRQFYDSLLSLHFKFNDIDAAAKLVFDMNSSHNRHDHKENRKDLKNPCSIAIGSRNLRTGLKIHIELELLQNDSVVKPEGRQDLIFYRGQKLVLSNRALAKFITGYKKDGRIIELSKLLLSVQEELYSVAGSRLCSDAIGACIYFGWLESAHDILDDAEAAGSPLDWDTYMLLLSAYRRRRMQRVANALLKQMTRVHLDNELADDTIHEHFHCVETSDSLGKSNLVVTLVQILKDEDQIIPLVYEFNSSIHFFCMARMMEDALKVYRRMVEMNIQPTIQTFAYLLRGYSSLGMYREITILWGEIKRFMKGCGFPANRDLYELLLINFLRGGYFERVMEVIGHMRDQNMYADKLMYKVEFLRLHKNLYKSLKASDARTEAQLKRLEHVQEFRKWVGIV; from the exons ATGAAACTTGCGACCACCATGGTTCGTTCATTTAGATTTTTCGGCGACTCACCAACTATGGAAGACAGCAACCTCATGTCCGGTGGCGGCTCAGATGAAGTAGCCATTGGTGAA TCGTGCAGTCGTGCATGCATCAAGCTCATTAGGTACAGGCATCCTGGAATGGTTCTTCCTTTCACAAGATACATTCCATTGCACAGCTGTTTGGTCAGAAAGGCTTCAACTTTGCAGAGATTTTTTCCTGGGCATTTCAATCCCATTTTGCAAAAAATTTCCACTTCTAGTAGTAGTGACTGTGAAAGATTACCATGGGAACGTTCTACCAAAGCAATTCTACTAGGGAAGCTCAAAACTGCTTTGAGAAACCATCAGATGCATGAAGGATGGGAATCCTTTCAGGATTTTAGGACACTGTATGGGTACCCTGAG GTGGTTAAAGAGGAGAATAATTCTGGTTTGGTTCATGTTGATACGTTAACCAAACTTGCACTTTCTTTGGCAAGGTTGCAAATGTCAACCTCTGCAGCGGTGATTCTTAGATTGATGCTGGATAAGGGGTGTGTGCCCCCTATGCATTTGTTGTGCTTGGTCTTCTTGCACCTTGTGAAGACAGAGATTGGAGCATATATTGCATGTAACTATTTGTCTCAGGTTTGTGACTTTTACATTTGCTTGAAGGATAAAAAGGCTCAATCTGCGGATGTGGTTAAGCCAGATGCATCAATCTTTTGCCTTGTTCTTGATGCTTGTGTGAGGTTTAATTTACCCTTGAAGGGCTTGTTGCTGATTGAATTAGTGGCACTAACTGGGACAGTGGTTGATGCACACACTGTTGTAATAGTTTCACAGATTCTAGAGATGAATGGTTTAAGAGATGAAATAAGGGAATTAAAAGATCACATTGATAGTGTGTCAGCTGCTTTCATTCGCCTCTATCGACAATTCTATGATAGTTTGTTGAGCTTGCACTTCAAGTTTAATGACATTGATGCTGCTGCTAAGCTTGTTTTTGATATGAATAGTTCACATAATCGTCATGATCATAAAGAAAATAGGAAAGATCTTAAAAACCCTTGCTCTATTGCAATTGGATCGCGTAACCTTAGGACTGGACTAAAGATACATATTGAGCTTGAGCTGCTGCAGAATGATTCTGTCGTTAAACCTGAAGGTAGACAAGACCTGATCTTTTATAGGGGTCAAAAACTTGTTCTCAGCAACAGAGCACTGGCAAAATTCATTACCGGTTACAAGAAAGATGGGAGGATTATTGAACTTTCAAAGCTTTTACTTAGCGTTCAAGAGGAACTATATTCAGTAGCAGGATCTCGTTTGTGTTCTGATGCAATTGGTGCTTGCATTTACTTTGGATGGCTTGAATCTGCTCATGACATTTTGGATGATGCAGAGGCTGCTGGATCTCCATTGGACTGGGATACATATATGTTACTCTTGTCAGCATATCGTAGGCGCAGAATGCAAAGAGTAGCAAATGCACTGCTAAAACAAATGACAAGGGTTCATTTGGATAATGAATTGGCTGATGATACTATCCACGAACACTTTCACTGTGTGGAAACATCAGATTCACTTGGTAAATCGAATTTGGTCGTCACCTTGGTTCAAATATTGAAAGATGAAGATCAGATTATCCCTTTGGTGTATGAGTTTAATTCTTCCATCCACTTCTTTTGCATGGCTAGAATGATGGAAGATGCACTAAAGGTGTATAGAAGAATGGTTGAAATGAACATTCAGCCCACTATTCAGACTTTTGCTTATCTGCTACGTGGATATTCATCTCTTGGTATGTATCGTGAGATCACAATCTTGTGGGGAGAGATTAAGAGATTCATGAAGGGTTGTGGTTTTCCGGCAAATAGAGATTTATACGAGTTACTACTAATAAACTTTCTTCGCGGTGGATACTTTGAGCGAGTGATGGAAGTCATTGGCCATATGAGAGACCAAAACATGTATGCTGATAAGTTGATGTATAAAGTTGAGTTCTTAAGACTTCACAAAAATCTTTATAAGAGTTTAAAAGCATCAGATGCAAGAACAGAAGCACAACTCAAAAGGCTTGAGCATGTTCAGGAGTTTAGGAAATGGGTGGGTATAGTTTGA
- the LOC130973443 gene encoding pentatricopeptide repeat-containing protein At4g17616 isoform X1 — MKLATTMVRSFRFFGDSPTMEDSNLMSGGGSDEVAIGESCSRACIKLIRYRHPGMVLPFTRYIPLHSCLVRKASTLQRFFPGHFNPILQKISTSSSSDCERLPWERSTKAILLGKLKTALRNHQMHEGWESFQDFRTLYGYPEVQLLNQLIVQLSYSSNHSWTRKAFDLVLQVVKEENNSGLVHVDTLTKLALSLARLQMSTSAAVILRLMLDKGCVPPMHLLCLVFLHLVKTEIGAYIACNYLSQVCDFYICLKDKKAQSADVVKPDASIFCLVLDACVRFNLPLKGLLLIELVALTGTVVDAHTVVIVSQILEMNGLRDEIRELKDHIDSVSAAFIRLYRQFYDSLLSLHFKFNDIDAAAKLVFDMNSSHNRHDHKENRKDLKNPCSIAIGSRNLRTGLKIHIELELLQNDSVVKPEGRQDLIFYRGQKLVLSNRALAKFITGYKKDGRIIELSKLLLSVQEELYSVAGSRLCSDAIGACIYFGWLESAHDILDDAEAAGSPLDWDTYMLLLSAYRRRRMQRVANALLKQMTRVHLDNELADDTIHEHFHCVETSDSLGKSNLVVTLVQILKDEDQIIPLVYEFNSSIHFFCMARMMEDALKVYRRMVEMNIQPTIQTFAYLLRGYSSLGMYREITILWGEIKRFMKGCGFPANRDLYELLLINFLRGGYFERVMEVIGHMRDQNMYADKLMYKVEFLRLHKNLYKSLKASDARTEAQLKRLEHVQEFRKWVGIV, encoded by the exons ATGAAACTTGCGACCACCATGGTTCGTTCATTTAGATTTTTCGGCGACTCACCAACTATGGAAGACAGCAACCTCATGTCCGGTGGCGGCTCAGATGAAGTAGCCATTGGTGAA TCGTGCAGTCGTGCATGCATCAAGCTCATTAGGTACAGGCATCCTGGAATGGTTCTTCCTTTCACAAGATACATTCCATTGCACAGCTGTTTGGTCAGAAAGGCTTCAACTTTGCAGAGATTTTTTCCTGGGCATTTCAATCCCATTTTGCAAAAAATTTCCACTTCTAGTAGTAGTGACTGTGAAAGATTACCATGGGAACGTTCTACCAAAGCAATTCTACTAGGGAAGCTCAAAACTGCTTTGAGAAACCATCAGATGCATGAAGGATGGGAATCCTTTCAGGATTTTAGGACACTGTATGGGTACCCTGAGGTTCAGTTGCTAAACCAGCTCATTGTTCAGCTGTCTTATTCATCTAATCATTCTTGGACGAGAAAAgcttttgatttggttttgCAGGTGGTTAAAGAGGAGAATAATTCTGGTTTGGTTCATGTTGATACGTTAACCAAACTTGCACTTTCTTTGGCAAGGTTGCAAATGTCAACCTCTGCAGCGGTGATTCTTAGATTGATGCTGGATAAGGGGTGTGTGCCCCCTATGCATTTGTTGTGCTTGGTCTTCTTGCACCTTGTGAAGACAGAGATTGGAGCATATATTGCATGTAACTATTTGTCTCAGGTTTGTGACTTTTACATTTGCTTGAAGGATAAAAAGGCTCAATCTGCGGATGTGGTTAAGCCAGATGCATCAATCTTTTGCCTTGTTCTTGATGCTTGTGTGAGGTTTAATTTACCCTTGAAGGGCTTGTTGCTGATTGAATTAGTGGCACTAACTGGGACAGTGGTTGATGCACACACTGTTGTAATAGTTTCACAGATTCTAGAGATGAATGGTTTAAGAGATGAAATAAGGGAATTAAAAGATCACATTGATAGTGTGTCAGCTGCTTTCATTCGCCTCTATCGACAATTCTATGATAGTTTGTTGAGCTTGCACTTCAAGTTTAATGACATTGATGCTGCTGCTAAGCTTGTTTTTGATATGAATAGTTCACATAATCGTCATGATCATAAAGAAAATAGGAAAGATCTTAAAAACCCTTGCTCTATTGCAATTGGATCGCGTAACCTTAGGACTGGACTAAAGATACATATTGAGCTTGAGCTGCTGCAGAATGATTCTGTCGTTAAACCTGAAGGTAGACAAGACCTGATCTTTTATAGGGGTCAAAAACTTGTTCTCAGCAACAGAGCACTGGCAAAATTCATTACCGGTTACAAGAAAGATGGGAGGATTATTGAACTTTCAAAGCTTTTACTTAGCGTTCAAGAGGAACTATATTCAGTAGCAGGATCTCGTTTGTGTTCTGATGCAATTGGTGCTTGCATTTACTTTGGATGGCTTGAATCTGCTCATGACATTTTGGATGATGCAGAGGCTGCTGGATCTCCATTGGACTGGGATACATATATGTTACTCTTGTCAGCATATCGTAGGCGCAGAATGCAAAGAGTAGCAAATGCACTGCTAAAACAAATGACAAGGGTTCATTTGGATAATGAATTGGCTGATGATACTATCCACGAACACTTTCACTGTGTGGAAACATCAGATTCACTTGGTAAATCGAATTTGGTCGTCACCTTGGTTCAAATATTGAAAGATGAAGATCAGATTATCCCTTTGGTGTATGAGTTTAATTCTTCCATCCACTTCTTTTGCATGGCTAGAATGATGGAAGATGCACTAAAGGTGTATAGAAGAATGGTTGAAATGAACATTCAGCCCACTATTCAGACTTTTGCTTATCTGCTACGTGGATATTCATCTCTTGGTATGTATCGTGAGATCACAATCTTGTGGGGAGAGATTAAGAGATTCATGAAGGGTTGTGGTTTTCCGGCAAATAGAGATTTATACGAGTTACTACTAATAAACTTTCTTCGCGGTGGATACTTTGAGCGAGTGATGGAAGTCATTGGCCATATGAGAGACCAAAACATGTATGCTGATAAGTTGATGTATAAAGTTGAGTTCTTAAGACTTCACAAAAATCTTTATAAGAGTTTAAAAGCATCAGATGCAAGAACAGAAGCACAACTCAAAAGGCTTGAGCATGTTCAGGAGTTTAGGAAATGGGTGGGTATAGTTTGA